The Hypomesus transpacificus isolate Combined female chromosome 6, fHypTra1, whole genome shotgun sequence genomic interval CCCCAGTCCTATCAGGGCAGGTTGACCCTGGGGGAGGAAAGTGACTCGGACGATATACTCATGGAGGATGACCAGGTAGCCGACTTTGCCAGTTCCATGCTGGCCGCCATCTCCTGCTGGCACTATAGAGCGAGGGCTTTGCTTTCCATGGGGGTCACAACGGTGAGGCTCTCAGCCACCATTGGGTTTCCTTCTTCCTGTTTTCATAGAGCTCCAGCCCTCACCTTGGCCAATCGCCCATCAGGCATCAGCTTCCTATGTTATAACCCACTAATGCCCTGGATAACCATGTGCCATTGCTACAGTATTCTCATCCAATGACAACTGACTTGTTTATGATGCTCTGATAAAGCATGGACTTTGCTTTTTTAGTTCAACTCAATATAGATGCATGCCCTTCCAAACTGGGAGGATCGCTTCACTAATACTGTACGTGGCTGTGCAACAGTATGGGCATGTTTAAGTGACTGTCAATGCTTCAAAAGAAAGGAATGGAAATATAAATGTTGTTTTAGTGTTattcaaacaaacatgttaagGATTTCAAGCTTAACCTAGTGAAACTCAATAACAAGGTTCCCATTTAACTAATTgaagatggtacaatttctgtaaGACAATAATGTAGTACAAACTTGGATGGTCTTACATACACTGTGCTTTTTAAATTACTGACAAATCTTAACAATATTCAGCATGTTATGTCTTGTCTAACTAGACATTGGTCTATTCCCATAGATTGCATTAAAGTCTATGTAATGTTCTTTTAATAAAGGTAATGTTTGCTTTCATGTTAACAGTATTTCTATAAAATGCACATTAGTTCGTTGACATAATTGATTTGCATGTTTGCTGAGATTGATAAAGCAATTTTGTGCGCAtggagtgggatgtttataaaGATGTGTGCTATTTTTTGACCACTGCACCACCACTGCAAAAGttgaaggacaattttgagggAGGAACAGAAGGATAACATTTAAGAGGCTGCTGCACAATGTATCcgtctgttcctcactcaaaattgtccttctcaactttttttgtttatgAAAGGAAAAGGTGCTGTGGTCTCTTAatgttttccagagctgtacacTTTATCAAAAGTACTGTAGGATAACTCAGATGCTGACAATCTGATATTTTTCTCTCtgaaggatgaggagggatgtaATGTTATTGAAGAAAACCAGTGTAGCAGAGAAAACATATCTGGTCAGGACAAGTGTgggaaagacactgtgcatcagGTAAAGTAGTATTTACAATGCTTATACTATCCTTTCTGCATCTAgcacaaacacatttgtttgtAGGGATGGTGTCAAATTCaagctctgctgtttgtttcccTTCATCCATATGTCTCAAGTTGTCTTGAGGGAATACCAACGACTATCCAGAATGATTGTTGCCAGTGACACATTTCAGCCATCTGTTCTTGACAGTGGTCTAATCTGAAAATATAGATATGTGGCCTATCTAGATACCTCCCACTTTACTTTTAAATCCACATTCTTGAATATGATACTCCTACAGTTTCAGTTATTTATagctattttatttttatactcCCTGATGTTGGAATCATTGTTTATCTTATTGGAGGTGTAGCATCTAGATGGAGACGTTCATAATTAATGTTTGGAAAAATGCATCTTGCTAGGATTTGCAGCGTAGCTAATGAAAATTATAAGGGAAGGGCAAACTGCATTCACAAATCAAATCCAAAGGATCAtcacatttttatataaatacattgtttTTCAAATTGTTTGATCAGAGTGTATGGTGTATTAAGCATGGTGCTCACATTGCACCTGCAGTTTTTACCATGTTTTCATACTAATTTTGTCTGCTTCAGACTCCCTCAGACGAGATGTCCCAGAGCAAGGTCTCTGGTTTTGAGACCGATGAAAGGCTTGAACCAGCTCCCTCTTTACGTTCAGAGAATGCTCCATCTAGCACTCCAAACGTCTGTAGCTCTCCTCCTGGGACGGCTAAAGCGCCTGAGCCTGTAGAACACAAGGTGAACACCATGGAGGGACAGATGTTAGCCTCGCAAGACTCCGATGGGAGGACGTTGAGCAGTGGAGAATCtacagatgaagaggaggaagaggcggcGGCCGCAAAGGAGAGCGAAGCCAGCAGCATCCTCCCGTCTTCTGTCCTGGATAAAGCCAGCGCAATCGCTGAGCACTTCAACAACAGCATCAAGCGAGGTAGCGTGGTCACAGATGATGTCCGCTCTCTTGGCTGCCCCTCCCCTCGCTTGCCCAGTAGGACTGGAAGCACCATTAGTCTTGGTGGTGAGACCACTGAGAGGCCACACAGAATCAACAGCACTTGCTCTGAGCCACAAGAAAACTTTGGAAACGATCTAACGATGCTCTCACCGAGGGACGACGGCCTGTTTGAAACCGACAGAGGTCTCCACCGAAGGAGGAACTCCACCCTTTCCAAGCAGGATCAACTGCTTCTTGGCAAAATCAAGAATTATTATGAACATGCGGAGCACCAGGATGCTGGCTTCAGTCTGAAACGCAGAGAGAGTCTGACCTACATCCCTACTGGCCTCGTCAGGAGTTCTGTCAGCAGATTCAACAGCATCCCGACAGACGAAACCTCTGCAGCAGAGAAGAGTGACAACCAAGCCAGTGGCTCTGCCCCAATCACTTTCTCCGTTTTGGAATATGCCACTACAGACGCGGACTCATCAACCGCTGCAGAGAACTGGAACCGCATGGTTTCTAGTCCGTCCTTTGACAGTCTGGAGCTTGAGAGAGGTAAAGAACTGGAGGCTTCGGGTTCAGATGCCGACTTGCGCAGCCTGAAGATGAGATCTCACAGCTTGCAGGACAAGCCCATTCAGGATGAGGAGTTCCGTCCCTCCTCGGAGATGATCAAGGTTTGGCAAAATATGGAAAGAGAGGTCACTAGGTCTCATGGGGAGGCTCGAACCCATGTGAAACCAAAAGAGGTCCAAAAAAGCACCAGGGGAGCCAGTCCAACTCTCTGTAGAAGGAGCCAAAGTCCCATCAGGAACTCTCTGGGAACAGAGAATGCAGAGTCCCTCGCAATCTTGGAAGAGTCTGACCTGAGCACCATCACAGAAGAGTCTATGAGCCCTTCACCTGTCAAGCCCAGGGGAATTGGGGTTGGTCGTACAGCGAATCTGATGGAGGTCCTAAAACCCTTGCATGATGAAAGAAGACTTATCAGGGCACCTGTTCCCAGAGTCATCCAGCTtagggcagagacagagggcaATCCTGTAGGGGAGGAGCCTCAATCGGAAGACGATTTGGCCAAGAACAAAGTGTTGAGTCTGGCCCGTCAGTACAGCCAACGCCTCAAGACTACCAAACCAATGGTCAGGCAACGAAGCCTGGAAATGCTGCAGTGCAAGAAGAACTTGTTTAGCGTGTTGGAGGAAAACCCAGAAAAGGAGAGCACAGGTATCTACTTGTCTACTTCAGTATCTATTGTGTATCACGTGCCATATACTAGTAACCATGTTGCTCAATCACTTGCATTAATGAGCTACGACCTATTTCGGTACAGTCCTGCTCATGCTTCAAGGTGTTCTCTACGTTAACAGTACATTGTGTTTTTGGTTTCACAGGTAAACCAAACTTGATGCTGTCCCTGGCCCCATGTTATCAAGTACCTCCAAAAGATGTAAGTCCTTTGGAGCAGGCCCGGTCTCCAAGCCCTTCTCACACCCCAAGTTCTTTGGGTAGTCCACGTGTCCCGTCTCCCAGCCGAATACGATCAAAGAGCCCACTAAGCCCTCAGCCGATGGAGGCCTTCAACTGGCCTGACGTGCGAGAGCTTCGCTCCAAGTACGCTAGCGACCAGTCTCAACTGCCACCTGTGGGCCGAAGCCGGTCAGTACCTGAAAAGATGCTAGACTGTGGCGCAAGGCGACGTTCAAGTTGCTATTCAAGCTTTTACGCTTCAGGTGGGCCCGCTGAGGTTCAGTCTTACAGGTCTCACCCCAGCAGGGACCCTGGCCCTGGAGACGGGTGCACAAGGCTTCATCGGGCTGGTTCCCTTGACCACAGATTGAATGGGCTTTATATGAGCAAAATGGTGAATCTTCAGGAAAATATCTCTAATGGAGATTATTATGTCTCTGCACGGGATACTCTGCCCACTGACCCCAACCATAAGGTTATTGTTGTGGAAAGGGTTCCAGAAGAGTCTGAAACAAGCTCCTTAGAACCTGTGGAGATGCCTCTTCAGGCCAAGAATGAGGAAGTTGATGACAGTTATGTCCAGATCCGTTCTCCAACCACTAGAGAGAAGATTTCCATAATGGCTGTCATTGACCGCTGCAGAGCCTATCAGGAGTCAGATGAATATCGacaaagggaggaagggggggctaAAGAAGATTCAGTCAGTCAGAGTGGGAAGGGCAAAGAGCATGAAAAGGGTCCTCTCTCGAATGAGCAACTTCAGAACACGCATAAAACTGTTTCACACTCTGCCAAAAAGACAGATGCAAGTCAGCAGAGCATGGTGAAAAACTTGCGAGAGAAATTTCTCAACCTGAGGTGAGCAGTACAAGAGAACATTTTAATGTCACTTCTTACttgatttccctttttattTCATGAAAACATTGTTAAAGCAAATGTTGCTTGTCAACCACTGTTGTTCCTTGGCCCGGAAGCCATATTCTGTATTTTAACAAGCATAAACTGTACATcttaagaaacctttttttttttttttttttttaaacaataccAAAAAATTATGTTGTAATGTGTCAAGATTCTAGTTTCCAAAGATTTTCTAACTGTTGTGATCCTATGATCACATGTGTTTGCTGAAGAAAGATGCTTATATTGTATTTGGTGAATATTTTGGCCAGTCTGCAAATAAATAGTTGTGCTAAATTGTGTGCTGTCAAGTTCTGAGACAGTAAAAATTACTTTTGTGGACACATGTAGAGTATTGTAAAATGTGTAAATATTTATGTCCAAAGCTCAAACATTCCTTTCAGATTGAATCACTTTATAGTAGGTTGTGTTTCAACACAGTATTTCAATTACATTGCACAATTGGACAGGATGCAAAACGTTTTGTGGCGACATGAAATTAAACCATTCATCTTATCTTGATGCACTGGATAAAACAAGATTGCCTGTACTTGTAAAGAAAACCTAATGATTTGGTCTGAGCCATTTATGTATTTACCATTTTAGAAACCGAATTTTTTAGAATCACTATGAATGATGATATTGTTCAAACTGCCTGAGGGTTTCTTGGATCTAAAACTTAAGTATATATTGCCACAAACTGGCTGCCACCAGATGTAGCTCTTTAGTAGGACCCTTACAATTGACTGCACTATACTTTCACCGCACATGGATTGACCACTAAAAATACTCATTGGATTATTGGGTCTGAAAAATATTCAATTTGTAAATGAATCCCCATAGTTTGACCTAGTAGCAAAAATCACAGATGGTGTTCACTATTCATAATAATCATCATGGTTTGTATGACATACATAATAGAAAATGTACAGTGTCGCTCCTCCCAAGTCCCTTGATGCTTCAGTGAGTCCCATACTGTATGTTGATTGTGCAATTGATTAAATGGCTAATAATGTTGATGTTACACCGACTCACGAGACCCTTGCCAAGGGAGCTACGCTTTCACAAGCCACCATCTACTGCTACTGTCATTACTATGAGGATCTATCCTTACATTTACCCTGTTCATTTACCTCTTATTTATTAAGCTGGTGTAAATTTCACATACATCCACTGTTTGTCTTTCTATATCTgttaagctgtgttgtttcttcAGGCTTGCTGTACAGAAATGTTTACGTTGCCCAGAATGGGCATACATTCCATATTAAAAACAACACATAGTGCTAACTGGTCCAAATgtctcattttctttctctgtgtatATCAATACAACCACTATAATTTTTAGAAGGTCATGCAGCAGTACTTTTGATACGTCCATAAAGTGTCCATGACAGAAAAAGAAACAATGTTTCTAAAAACATGACGAGTAACAGCACACGTTGATTATATTTATTACCTGATTTACAAAGCTGTTTTTTGAGCAATTGAGGAACACTGCATCCTACCATTGCTCAATAGATTGTAAACAGTTGCTTTTAAGAGGGAATTTCAGATGCACTACAAACATCACTAATGGCTCTCTTGATGCATGTGAGaatcttttttttccaaaatgGGTAAAGAGGGAGAGTGCCACAACAATGTGGCAATGCACTTGTTCAGCATTGAACACCAATTAAGCTTGCAAATGTAGGAAGAACATCATGAGCATAATGTTTTTCATGGAAGCCAGGGTTGCTCTGGTGAATGGAtttagaaatatatttttttccagCTGTCACTAAACAGGCAGACTCATGATGCTGG includes:
- the LOC124469245 gene encoding pleckstrin homology domain-containing family G member 3 isoform X3, producing the protein MDVATLRSVWAEKTLQNRLNRRLTQWFESPRLSTASISSNERAPSTTPSDCPDFPSAGQRPVSLVSTLSSGSGSSRDDCPAVIAPGGAAPPTGEDIDLDLSPPEGTGNQGEKYLDTGDPTGDAPASQGVSENNNNITTPSRAASGRFHLNPLSPFAAKTMAPNPQLTYVDRVVMEIIETERMYVRDLRMIVEDYLGHIVDQADLPIRPEQVCALFGNIEDIYEFNSELLQSLDMCDNNPVAIARCFVMKSDYFEIYTQYCTNYPNSVAALTDCMRNKSLAKFFRERQASLKRSLPLGSYLLKPVQRILKYHLLLQEIAKHFDPEEDGYEVVEEAIYTMTGVAWYINDMKRKHEHAVRLQEVQSLLINWKGPDLTTYGELVLEGTFKVHRAKNERTLFLFDRMLLLTKRRGEHYVYKTHISCSTLMLIESAKDSLCFSVTHYKHPKQPHTVQAKTVEERKLWAHHIKRIILENHHAIIPQKAKEAILEMDSIYPSKYRYSPERMKKAMSYQSDEFPKEGRPGRRQSEPTKQILKNTKAILKHADSEGALPDEAHSIQSAASISTLGSSLGESEVEKPCLEEDEEEEQNDVGGRKNSLERVSPIDGQERRAGPQSYQGRLTLGEESDSDDILMEDDQVADFASSMLAAISCWHYRARALLSMGVTTDEEGCNVIEENQCSRENISGQDKCGKDTVHQTPSDEMSQSKVSGFETDERLEPAPSLRSENAPSSTPNVCSSPPGTAKAPEPVEHKVNTMEGQMLASQDSDGRTLSSGESTDEEEEEAAAAKESEASSILPSSVLDKASAIAEHFNNSIKRGSVVTDDVRSLGCPSPRLPSRTGSTISLGGETTERPHRINSTCSEPQENFGNDLTMLSPRDDGLFETDRGLHRRRNSTLSKQDQLLLGKIKNYYEHAEHQDAGFSLKRRESLTYIPTGLVRSSVSRFNSIPTDETSAAEKSDNQASGSAPITFSVLEYATTDADSSTAAENWNRMVSSPSFDSLELERGKELEASGSDADLRSLKMRSHSLQDKPIQDEEFRPSSEMIKVWQNMEREVTRSHGEARTHVKPKEVQKSTRGASPTLCRRSQSPIRNSLGTENAESLAILEESDLSTITEESMSPSPVKPRGIGVGRTANLMEVLKPLHDERRLIRAPVPRVIQLRAETEGNPVGEEPQSEDDLAKNKVLSLARQYSQRLKTTKPMVRQRSLEMLQCKKNLFSVLEENPEKESTGKPNLMLSLAPCYQVPPKDVSPLEQARSPSPSHTPSSLGSPRVPSPSRIRSKSPLSPQPMEAFNWPDVRELRSKYASDQSQLPPVGRSRSVPEKMLDCGARRRSSCYSSFYASGGPAEVQSYRSHPSRDPGPGDGCTRLHRAGSLDHRLNGLYMSKMVNLQENISNGDYYVSARDTLPTDPNHKVIVVERVPEESETSSLEPVEMPLQAKNEEVDDSYVQIRSPTTREKISIMAVIDRCRAYQESDEYRQREEGGAKEDSVSQSGKGKEHEKGPLSNEQLQNTHKTVSHSAKKTDASQQSMVKNLREKFLNLR
- the LOC124469245 gene encoding pleckstrin homology domain-containing family G member 3 isoform X7; amino-acid sequence: MDVATLRSVWAEKTLQNRLNRRLTQWFGGHSGSVLFKFVVKPSQDWLAESPRLSTASISSNERAPSTTPSDCPDFPSAGQRPVSLVSTLSSGSGSSRDDCPAVIAPGGAAPPTGEDIDLDLSPPEGTGNQGEKYLDTGDPTGDAPASQGVSENNNNITTPSRAASGRFHLNPLSPFAAKTMAPNPQLTYVDRVVMEIIETERMYVRDLRMIVEDYLGHIVDQADLPIRPEQVCALFGNIEDIYEFNSELLQSLDMCDNNPVAIARCFVMKSDYFEIYTQYCTNYPNSVAALTDCMRNKSLAKFFRERQASLKRSLPLGSYLLKPVQRILKYHLLLQEIAKHFDPEEDGYEVVEEAIYTMTGVAWYINDMKRKHEHAVRLQEVQSLLINWKGPDLTTYGELVLEGTFKVHRAKNERTLFLFDRMLLLTKRRGEHYVYKTHISCSTLMLIESAKDSLCFSVTHYKHPKQPHTVQAKTVEERKLWAHHIKRIILENHHAIIPQKAKEAILEMDSIYPSKYRYSPERMKKAMSYQSDEFPKEGRPGRRQSEPTKQILKNTKAILKDEEGCNVIEENQCSRENISGQDKCGKDTVHQTPSDEMSQSKVSGFETDERLEPAPSLRSENAPSSTPNVCSSPPGTAKAPEPVEHKVNTMEGQMLASQDSDGRTLSSGESTDEEEEEAAAAKESEASSILPSSVLDKASAIAEHFNNSIKRGSVVTDDVRSLGCPSPRLPSRTGSTISLGGETTERPHRINSTCSEPQENFGNDLTMLSPRDDGLFETDRGLHRRRNSTLSKQDQLLLGKIKNYYEHAEHQDAGFSLKRRESLTYIPTGLVRSSVSRFNSIPTDETSAAEKSDNQASGSAPITFSVLEYATTDADSSTAAENWNRMVSSPSFDSLELERGKELEASGSDADLRSLKMRSHSLQDKPIQDEEFRPSSEMIKVWQNMEREVTRSHGEARTHVKPKEVQKSTRGASPTLCRRSQSPIRNSLGTENAESLAILEESDLSTITEESMSPSPVKPRGIGVGRTANLMEVLKPLHDERRLIRAPVPRVIQLRAETEGNPVGEEPQSEDDLAKNKVLSLARQYSQRLKTTKPMVRQRSLEMLQCKKNLFSVLEENPEKESTGKPNLMLSLAPCYQVPPKDVSPLEQARSPSPSHTPSSLGSPRVPSPSRIRSKSPLSPQPMEAFNWPDVRELRSKYASDQSQLPPVGRSRSVPEKMLDCGARRRSSCYSSFYASGGPAEVQSYRSHPSRDPGPGDGCTRLHRAGSLDHRLNGLYMSKMVNLQENISNGDYYVSARDTLPTDPNHKVIVVERVPEESETSSLEPVEMPLQAKNEEVDDSYVQIRSPTTREKISIMAVIDRCRAYQESDEYRQREEGGAKEDSVSQSGKGKEHEKGPLSNEQLQNTHKTVSHSAKKTDASQQSMVKNLREKFLNLR